DNA sequence from the Penicillium psychrofluorescens genome assembly, chromosome: 3 genome:
GTTATAAGCAGGTACTTCTGAATCCCGTAGCAAACCAGAGATCCCTGCGGTCTGTGCGTCAGACAGAAGCTGACCCTCCTGGGATAGGAATTGCGACGAGAATTCTCCAAATGGTCTACCGTCTCCTACGCCATCTCCATTCTCGGAGTCCTGGGCTCTGTCCCGGCGACGTTTGGCTCGCCGCTGTCTGCGGGGGGCCCAGCTACAGCCGTCTGGTGCTGGTTGATCGGCTCCTGCATGGCGATGTGCATCGGTAGTTCAGTAGCGGAGTTAGTGTCTGCGTACCCCACGGCAGGAGGCATGTACTTTGTCACCAAGCATGTCGTCCCTGCTGATCAGGTcccgatcttctcctggaTCCAGGGCTGGTgcaatctcctcggccagacgGCAGGTGTCTCCAGCGTGGCCTACACGGTCAGCCAGATGCTGCTTGCGTGTGTGAGCATGAATTCGGATCTCGTTGATGGTAAATACTCGTATACGCCGTATGTTTGCCAGCCCTCCCTAAGTTACATTAGACCCGGACTAATGTAACTTGTAGAACCGCGCTAGAAACCGTCTTGGTGTCGATTGGATTGCTGTGCGTCATCGGCATTATCTGCTCATTGACCACGAAGACTTTGCATAGAATCATTCTCTGGTTCGCCCCAATTAACAGTGTGTATATGAAactgttggtgttgttgatTCTGTGCTGACACCGACCAGTGACGGCCAcagtctgcatctgcattgCACTTCTGTACCTCACCCCCGATAAGCAACCGGCCTCCTGGGTCTTCACCCACTTTACGGATGGCTCTGGCTGGGGCTCCAAAGtattctccttctttctcgGGTTTTTGTCGGTGGCCTGGACGATGACCGATTATGATGGGACGACACAGTAAGCGAACTACAATCTCCTGGCTCTTTAGATCTCCTGACGCTCTTCTAGTATGTCTGAAGAAACACACGACGCCGCTATACGGGGCCCAGTCGCTATTCAGACAGCCGTTTTTGTCTCTGGCGTGTTCGGCTGGCTCTTAACCGTCTCGATGTGTTTCTGCCTAACTGATTTCGAATCCATCCTGAACAGTCCAACAGGTCTCCCCGCCGCGCAGATTTTTCTTAACGCTGGCGGTAAACGAGGCGGTACAGCCATGTGGGCGTTCGCTATTCTCGTGCAATTCTTCACAGGCTGTTCTGCCATGCTTGCCGATACAAGAATGGCATATGCGTTTGCCAGAGACGAAGCACTC
Encoded proteins:
- a CDS encoding uncharacterized protein (ID:PFLUO_004451-T1.cds;~source:funannotate), encoding MDLTGKPPDPDHKVKSTTNSAEGSPAIPPMATIRDDDELLLARIGYKQELRREFSKWSTVSYAISILGVLGSVPATFGSPLSAGGPATAVWCWLIGSCMAMCIGSSVAELVSAYPTAGGMYFVTKHVVPADQVPIFSWIQGWCNLLGQTAGVSSVAYTVSQMLLACVSMNSDLVDGKYSYTPTALETVLVSIGLLCVIGIICSLTTKTLHRIILWFAPINMTATVCICIALLYLTPDKQPASWVFTHFTDGSGWGSKVFSFFLGFLSVAWTMTDYDGTTHMSEETHDAAIRGPVAIQTAVFVSGVFGWLLTVSMCFCLTDFESILNSPTGLPAAQIFLNAGGKRGGTAMWAFAILVQFFTGCSAMLADTRMAYAFARDEALPFSKFISTVNPKTHTPVNAVWFVVFFSVALNCIAIGSTQTATAIFSVTAPALDISYVSVILAHQIYKSKVKFIEGPFTLKKWGNLINYIAIVWVMFISTILFFPSQIPVTGANM